A stretch of Pseudomonas sp. 7SR1 DNA encodes these proteins:
- a CDS encoding peptidoglycan DD-metalloendopeptidase family protein, with the protein MSLTVIAQRMSITSFQRLLTGLVLSSFLLVGCSSTPSGNVRVVDRNNAAPQRPTVTTGQYVVRRGDTLFSIAFRYGWDYKALAARNNIPAPYTIHPGQTIRFDGRSGSTPTAVVTQSGSTPSSSSKTTVIRRPVGAATATVPSVANKPAPAPLPPAGPAPTGWGWPSNGVLIGKFSSNGSLNKGIDIAGDLGQPVLAASDGTVVYAGSGLRGYGELVIIKHSDTYVSAYGHNRRLLVREGQQVKVGQTIAEMGSTGTDRVKLHFEIRRQGKPVDPLQFLPRR; encoded by the coding sequence GTGAGTCTCACAGTCATTGCGCAGCGTATGAGTATCACGAGCTTTCAGCGCCTGTTGACTGGCCTTGTCTTGAGCAGCTTCTTGCTGGTCGGTTGTTCCAGTACACCATCGGGTAATGTCCGGGTCGTCGATCGCAACAATGCTGCGCCGCAACGTCCTACAGTAACGACCGGTCAGTATGTAGTCCGTCGCGGCGATACGCTGTTTTCCATCGCTTTTCGCTATGGCTGGGACTACAAGGCTCTCGCGGCGCGTAACAACATTCCTGCGCCCTATACCATTCATCCAGGTCAGACGATTCGCTTCGATGGTCGCAGCGGTTCAACGCCAACCGCGGTGGTCACCCAGTCCGGATCGACGCCTTCGTCTTCGAGTAAAACCACGGTGATACGCCGGCCAGTGGGGGCTGCGACGGCGACAGTACCGTCCGTCGCGAACAAACCGGCCCCCGCTCCACTGCCTCCGGCAGGCCCCGCCCCGACAGGCTGGGGATGGCCTTCTAATGGCGTTCTTATTGGAAAATTCTCTTCAAACGGTAGTTTGAATAAAGGAATTGATATCGCCGGAGATTTGGGACAGCCTGTTTTAGCCGCGTCTGATGGCACGGTTGTGTACGCCGGGAGTGGTTTGAGGGGCTACGGCGAACTCGTGATCATCAAACACAGCGATACCTACGTCAGTGCCTACGGTCACAACCGCAGGCTGTTGGTTCGGGAGGGGCAGCAGGTCAAGGTCGGACAGACAATTGCCGAAATGGGGTCGACGGGTACAGACCGGGTGAAACTGCATTTTGAGATTCGCCGACAAGGTAAACCGGTAGATCCGCTGCAATTCCTGCCACGTCGTTGA
- the rpoS gene encoding RNA polymerase sigma factor RpoS produces the protein MALSKEVPEFDIDDEVLLMETGIAMDSMSNDEGASSPPSVRAKSRHSASLKQHKYIDYTRALDATQLYLNEIGFSPLLSPEEEVHFARLSQSGDPAGRKRMIESNLRLVVKIARRYVNRGLSLLDLIEEGNLGLIRAVEKFDPERGFRFSTYATWWIRQTIERAIMNQTRTIRLPIHVVKELNVYLRAARELTQKLDHEPSPEEIANLLEKPVGEVKRMLGLNERVSSVDVSLGPDSDKTLLDTLTDERPTDPCELLQDDDLSQSIDQWLSELTDKQREVVIRRFGLRGHESSTLEDVGLEIGLTRERVRQIQVEGLKRLREILEKNGLSSESLFQ, from the coding sequence ATGGCTCTCAGTAAAGAAGTGCCGGAGTTTGACATCGACGATGAGGTTCTCCTTATGGAGACCGGCATCGCTATGGATTCGATGTCGAATGATGAAGGGGCGTCATCTCCACCTTCCGTTCGTGCCAAATCCAGACACTCCGCTTCACTTAAACAACATAAGTACATCGATTACACCCGGGCGCTGGACGCCACTCAGCTGTACCTCAACGAAATCGGTTTCTCGCCACTGCTCTCCCCAGAGGAAGAAGTTCATTTTGCGCGGCTGTCGCAAAGTGGCGACCCGGCCGGTCGGAAACGCATGATTGAAAGCAACCTGCGCCTGGTGGTGAAAATCGCCCGACGTTACGTCAATCGTGGGCTCTCGTTGCTGGACCTGATCGAAGAGGGCAACCTGGGATTGATCCGCGCCGTCGAGAAATTCGACCCTGAACGGGGGTTCCGTTTCTCGACCTATGCCACCTGGTGGATTCGCCAGACCATCGAACGGGCGATCATGAATCAGACCCGTACGATCCGGCTACCGATCCACGTGGTCAAGGAGCTGAATGTCTACCTGCGGGCCGCCCGCGAGCTGACCCAGAAGCTCGACCATGAGCCTTCACCGGAAGAAATCGCCAACCTGCTGGAAAAACCGGTGGGCGAGGTCAAGCGCATGCTCGGACTCAACGAGCGGGTTTCCTCCGTGGACGTCTCGCTGGGGCCGGATTCGGACAAGACCCTGCTGGACACCCTCACTGACGAACGCCCCACCGACCCTTGCGAACTGCTCCAGGATGACGACTTGTCCCAGAGCATCGATCAGTGGCTCTCGGAACTGACGGACAAGCAACGGGAGGTGGTGATCCGGCGTTTTGGCCTGCGCGGCCATGAAAGCAGCACCCTCGAAGACGTCGGCCTGGAAATCGGCTTGACCCGGGAAAGGGTCAGGCAGATCCAGGTGGAAGGCCTCAAGCGCTTGCGGGAGATCCTGGAGAAGAATGGCCTGTCGAGTGAGTCGCTGTTTCAGTAA
- the fdxA gene encoding ferredoxin FdxA, with protein MTFVVTDNCIKCKYTDCVEVCPVDCFYEGPNFLVIHPDECIDCALCEPECPAQAIFSEDEVPAGMENFIELNAELADIWPNITEKKDALPDAEEWDGKPGKIADLER; from the coding sequence ATGACCTTCGTCGTCACCGACAACTGCATCAAGTGCAAGTACACCGACTGCGTAGAAGTCTGTCCGGTGGACTGCTTCTACGAAGGGCCTAACTTCCTGGTCATTCACCCGGACGAGTGCATTGACTGCGCCCTGTGTGAACCGGAATGCCCGGCACAAGCCATCTTCTCGGAGGACGAAGTGCCGGCCGGCATGGAGAACTTCATCGAGCTGAACGCCGAGCTGGCGGATATCTGGCCGAACATCACCGAGAAGAAAGACGCCCTGCCAGACGCTGAAGAGTGGGATGGCAAGCCAGGCAAGATCGCGGACCTCGAACGCTGA
- a CDS encoding protein-L-isoaspartate(D-aspartate) O-methyltransferase, whose amino-acid sequence MTSQRTRERLIQRLYEEGLSNAQVLEVIRRTPRHLFVDEALAHRAYEDTALPIGHNQTISQPYMVARMSELLLEAGPLDKVLEIGTGSGYQTAVLSQLVERVFSVERIKVLQDRAKERLVELNLRNVVFRWGDGWEGWPALAPYNGIIVTAVATDVPQALLDQLAPGGRMVIPVGAGEVQQLMLIVREEHGFSRHVLGAVRFVPLLNGPLA is encoded by the coding sequence CGCCCAGGTGCTGGAAGTGATTCGCCGTACGCCGCGGCATCTGTTCGTCGATGAAGCCCTGGCCCATCGGGCCTATGAAGACACGGCGTTGCCGATCGGCCATAACCAGACCATTTCCCAGCCTTATATGGTGGCTCGCATGAGCGAGTTGCTGCTGGAGGCGGGCCCGCTGGACAAGGTGCTGGAGATCGGCACCGGTTCGGGTTACCAGACGGCGGTCTTGTCGCAACTGGTGGAGCGGGTGTTTTCCGTGGAACGGATCAAGGTGCTGCAGGATCGCGCCAAGGAGCGCCTGGTGGAGCTGAACCTGCGCAACGTGGTATTTCGCTGGGGCGACGGCTGGGAAGGCTGGCCAGCCCTGGCGCCTTATAACGGAATCATCGTCACGGCCGTGGCGACCGATGTGCCCCAGGCCCTGTTGGATCAACTCGCACCGGGTGGACGCATGGTCATCCCGGTGGGCGCCGGCGAAGTACAGCAATTGATGCTGATCGTGCGGGAAGAACATGGCTTTTCGCGACACGTCCTGGGGGCGGTGCGGTTCGTGCCGTTACTCAATGGGCCGTTGGCCTGA